From the genome of Maridesulfovibrio ferrireducens:
GATATCGGAACGATGGATTCTTGGTGGAGGTTGGCATATCCGGATCTGGAGTGTCGGCAGAAAAGTCAGGAAGAGTGGAACCGAGTTTTGACCGAAGCTCAATCTACAGGGGGAGATGTCAGCCTTAGATATAAAGAAGTGCAGCACAAAGACGGCGGATTGAGAACTGTGGAGTTTCGGACGATGCCTCTTGATGACATTGTGATTATTACAATGATCGACCTGACTGAACATCTTTTGCTTGTCAAAGAGTTAACCGAAGGTGAAGTCAGACTTTCCGAGGCACAACGGTTGGCTCATTTGGGATGCTGGGAGTGGGATATTGTTAAAGGAACTCTGTGGTGGTCGGATGAAGTTTACAGAATATTTGGTTTACAGCCTGATCAGTTAAAAATGACCTATGAGTTGTTTTTACAGGCAGTCCATCCAGATGACAGACAGTATGTTCAATCTTCGATAGATTTGGCTTTAGTTGAGAATAATCCTTACAGCATTGAACATCGTATTGTCTTACCGGACGGAAAAATTAAGACTGTGCATGAGCGCGGAAAAGTCACGCGTGATGATGAGACCCCAGTTTACATGATGGGGACAGTGCAGGATATTTCGGAAAGGAAAATATTGGAAAGGCAATTGATTCAGGCAACTAAAATGGAATCAATCGGCCAGTTAGCGGCGGGGGTGGCTCATGAAATTAATACTCCGACTCAGTTCATACAGCATAATGTGAGTTTTTTTCAGGAAGCCTTTAGCGATATCATCCTGCTGATTAATGATTATGAAAAATTACGGGATGAATCTGTGTCGGATTCGCGATTTTCGAATATTCATACCATAATAAAAAAAAGGTCAGAAGACATTGAGTATGATTACCTTATTTCCGAAGTGCCCAAAGCGATTGAACAATCTTTAGAAGGTCTGTCGCAAATTATGCGTATTGTACAATCCGTCAAACTCTTTGCTCACACCAGTTCTGTTGAAAAGGTGGCAGTGGATATCAACAATCTTATAGATACAGTCATTACGGTTTCAACAAATGAATGGAAATACCACTCAGATGTTCATTTGGATTTGGACAGAATTATCCCGCCTGTTTTTTGTGTTCCTGATCAGATTAGTCAGGCTTTGCTAAACATAGTGATTAATGCGGCACATACTAATAATGACAAAGTTCAATCCGGAGATGTCAATAAAGCCGGAATTTTTGTTTCTACTAAATTGGAAGAAGATTTTATTATTATTTCAATACGGGATGAAGGAATGGGCATCCGTGCAGATGTTCAGGATAAAATATTCAATCCGTTCTTTACGACCAAAGAACTGGGGAAGGGAACTGGACAGGGGCTGGCTCTGGCTTATCGGGCTATTGTTGACGGACATGGCGGAACTATTGATTTCGAAACAGTAGTCGGTGAGGGGACGGTTTTTACTGTAAAGCTGCCTCTGGTGCAGCATAAAAAAGGGTTTACAAACTAAGCTGTAAACCCTTGAATTATCAAGTCGAGATGGCGGGATTTTGATTCTCTTTTAAAAACTCCAACTGCCAAGAATTCCGTCTGTAGAAGAAGTCCCCTGCTGACCAAAATACTCAACGTGGTATTTAAGAGTGGCTGTCTTGGTTTGACTATCAATATTTAAAGAGGCGACAGCAGTAAAATCACCTACACCACTTGAGGAATATAAAGTCGCAGTTTTTGTCGTACTGTCAAGTGTCGCACTGCCCTGTAAGCTTCCATTCGCAAAAGCAGATACAGTTACTTTCTGTCCTTCCGAAATAAAATTATACGTTGGACCGTTACTAATAGAGAAGGTGCCTGTTACCATTTTTCATCTCCGTGAATTAAAAGTGTTAATTCTGTATGCCAAAATGTAGCTATGCCCCAGCTATTCGCTAATTAGATATAGTCTCTATCAATTAATGACTGTTTTGCCATGAATTTATGGATAGAGTAGTGTCTTTGTACTCGTTGAATATTTTTTGTGGATGTTAACATATTGAAAAAGAATGGTTTCTGTTGTTTGTTTTATTTTTCACTCCTGTTATTATCACGTATATTGCGTTTGGCGCAAATATTTTTATAAATTTTTAAATTTCATAGTTATAAAAAAAATATTATACTTAATTTTGTAGAATTATATTGGTGATTATTCAGGAATCGTTGTGAGCTAAGAAAGGCAATAGGCACTCTGGTTGAGTTGGAAGACTGTTCAGAACAGCATGAATAGAAAGAGGAATAAATGAACGTGAGTTGATTAGGTTTGGTTTGCGTCTTGAGCGGGATGAATCCCAAAAAGGTGTCAATAATACCAAATGATATTAATATATAAAAAAGGGTTTACAGAAATTTTCTGTAAACCCTTGAAATATCTGGTCGGGATGGCGGGATTCGAACCCACGGTCTCTGCGTCCCGAACGCAGCGCTCTACCAAACTGAGCCACATCCCGTTGCCTTGGAGGGTTTTAACGAATCGAGTGGTTGGTTGGCAAGGGGAAAAATTTAAAATTATAATTTCATAATGTTGCGAATAATTTTTTAATGTTGTTGCAGAGAAACTCCCAATCACGTAGATTTAGAATGCTTTTGTATTTATTAAGTTAATAAACGCTCGGCGTATGATTATTTGTTGTAAACCTTGGGAGTTTGTTGGACAAAATATCTCATATGTGCGAAGTTTTATTCAAGATTAGGCTTTAAAATATTGTCATAATTTTATTTTTGAAATTATTAGTTGAAATTTTATTTTCCATATATGCAGGATGTTAGCTGTTCGTTAGGAAAACTAACGCTTAGGTTAAAGGAGATTTTCTGAGTGATAAATGTCGTAGTAATTGATGATTCTGCTTTCATGCGTAAAGCCATCAGCACTATGCTGGAGAAAGATCCCGGCATAAAAGTTGTTGCTACCGCTCGCGATGGAGAGGAAGGCCTTACGGTGATCAGGAAGCACAATCCTGATGTCATTACTTTGGATATTGAAATGCCTAAGATGGATGGGCTGACAGCATTACGTCATATAATGATGGAGATGCCAAAGCCTGTTATCATGGTCAGTTCGTTGACAACTGAAGGTGCAGAATCAACACTGAAGGCTATGGATCTCGGCGCTGTTGACTTTATCCCTAAGCAGCTTTCTAAAGTTTCGCTTGATATCGTTAAAATTGAAACAGACTTGATTTCTAAGGTTAAGAGCGTTGCAAGGCGCAGGATGCGTCCTGTTCCCAGAATGCGTCCCGCTTCAACTGTAGCCAGACGT
Proteins encoded in this window:
- a CDS encoding PAS domain-containing sensor histidine kinase; protein product: MNERSFKFIFVKIAVAGCLLLGLSGIVAYLPGFELLGRVRSDYIPMAPSTSCSFIVLSLATLGLVKKNLPILVQRIVVIAIALAAIFGLLEFLQLFSAIDLSLEDKIFPELGTMNGVPVGRMSPSTGFLFFFSGTTLLCLFLSKNRSDSNNRNLNQMAGILSSLVLFSAVTFVLGYAYGTPLLYGNHIIPMAFTTAIGFGLLGVALIASNGRDFYPLSSFSGSSTRALLMRAFLPLIIFVVLVQGVVVRVFPLLEGVNEALFSAFLVVFYALLAGIVVNKVSKKVGDQIDLAEAALLSSKRRLQEVVSKSPIPIFLINYNGEVELLNQAFTRVLGYTINDIGTMDSWWRLAYPDLECRQKSQEEWNRVLTEAQSTGGDVSLRYKEVQHKDGGLRTVEFRTMPLDDIVIITMIDLTEHLLLVKELTEGEVRLSEAQRLAHLGCWEWDIVKGTLWWSDEVYRIFGLQPDQLKMTYELFLQAVHPDDRQYVQSSIDLALVENNPYSIEHRIVLPDGKIKTVHERGKVTRDDETPVYMMGTVQDISERKILERQLIQATKMESIGQLAAGVAHEINTPTQFIQHNVSFFQEAFSDIILLINDYEKLRDESVSDSRFSNIHTIIKKRSEDIEYDYLISEVPKAIEQSLEGLSQIMRIVQSVKLFAHTSSVEKVAVDINNLIDTVITVSTNEWKYHSDVHLDLDRIIPPVFCVPDQISQALLNIVINAAHTNNDKVQSGDVNKAGIFVSTKLEEDFIIISIRDEGMGIRADVQDKIFNPFFTTKELGKGTGQGLALAYRAIVDGHGGTIDFETVVGEGTVFTVKLPLVQHKKGFTN